One Carassius auratus strain Wakin chromosome 3, ASM336829v1, whole genome shotgun sequence genomic region harbors:
- the LOC113043097 gene encoding ubiquitin carboxyl-terminal hydrolase 7-like isoform X2 produces MAHQRILETTGDPDDPPRIPQNPVINGNVAMADGHNNTEEDMEDDTSWRSEATFRFVVERFSRLSESVLSPPCFVRNLPWKIMVMPRFYPDRPHQKSVGFFLQCNAESDSTSWSCHAQAMLKIINYKDDEKSFSRRISHLFFHKENDWGFSNFMSWSDVTDPERGFVEDDKVTFEVYVQADAPHGVAWDSKKHTGYVGLKNQGATCYMNSLLQTLFFTNQLRRAVYMMPTEGDDSSKSVPLALQRVFYELQHSDKPVGTKKLTKSFGWETLDSFMQHDVQELCRVLLDNVENKMKGTCVEGTIPKLFRGKMVSYIQCKHVDYRSERIEDYYDIQLSIKGKKNIFESFKDYVAVEQLDGDNKYDAGEHGLQEAEKGVKFLTFPPILHLQLMRFMYDPQTDQNIKINDRFEFPEQLPLDEFLQKPDVKDPANYILHAVLVHSGDNHGGHYVVYLNPKGDGKVSVTAPIWCKFDDDVVSRCTKEEATEHNYGGHDDDLSVRHCTNAYMLVYIRESKLSEVLQPVTDMDIPQQLVERLQEEKRVEAQKRKERQEAHLYMQVQMVTEDQFCGHQGNDMYDEEKVKYTVFKVLKSSTLAEFVQNLSQTMGFPQDQMRLWPMQARSNGTKRPAMLDYEADCNKSMIDLSDNENPWTIFLETVDPEMAASGATLPKFDKDHDVMLFLKMYDPKTRSLNYCGHIYTPISCKIRGLLPVMCERAGFQQGTSLILYEEVKPNLTERIQDYDVSLDKALDELMDGDIIVFQKDDPENETSELPTAKDYFRDLYHRVDVIFCDKTIHNDPGFVVTLSNRMNYFQVAKTVAQRLNTDPMLLQFFKSQGYRDGPGNPLRHNYEGTLRDLLQFFKPRQPKKLYYQQLKMKITDFENRRSFKAIWLNSMFREEEITLYPDKHGCVRDLLEECKKAVELSDKGSEKLRLLEIVSYKIIGVHQEDELLECLSPAASRTFRIEEIPPDQVDLDKENEMLIPVAHFHKEVFGTFGIPFLLKIRQGEPFREVMKRIQSMLDIQEKEFEKFKFAIVMMGRHQYINEEDYEVNLKDFEPQPGNMSHPRPWLGLDHFNKAPKRGRYTYLEKAIKIHN; encoded by the exons ATggctcaccaaaggatcctcgAAACAA ctgGGGACCCAGATGATCCTCCAAGAATTCCCCAGAATCCAGTCATCAATGGGAACGTGGCTATGGCGGACGGACACAACAACACAGAGGAGGACATGGAGGACG ACACAAGCTGGCGCTCAGAAGCCACTTTCCGCTTTGTGGTGGAGCGCTTTAGCAGGCTGAGTGAGTCTGTTCTCAGCCCACCCTGTTTCGTGAGAAATCTGCCCTGGAAGATCATGGTGATGCCTCGCTTTTACCCAGACAGACCTCACCAGAAGAGCGTTGGATTCTTCCTGCAGTGCAATGCGGAGTCAGACTCTAC GTCCTGGTCATGTCATGCTCAGGCCATGCTCAAAATAATCAACTACAAAGACGATGAGAAATCCTTTAGCCGCCGCATTAGTCACCTGTTCTTCCACAAGGAAAACGACTGGGGCTTTTCCAACTTCATGTCGTGGAGT GATGTGACTGATCCAGAGCGGGGCTTTGTGGAGGATGATAAGGTCACTTTTGAGGTCTATGTTCAAGCTGATGCACCTCACGGTGTGGC CTGGGATTCAAAGAAACACACTGGTTACGTGGGGCTGAAGAATCAAGGAGCCACGTGTTACATGAACAGCTTGTTACAGACTCTCTTCTTCACAAACCAGCTTCGGCGG gCAGTTTATATGATGCCTACTGAGGGAGATGATTCCTCTAAAAGCGTTCCCCTTGCCCTGCAGAGGGTGTTCTATGAGCTCCAACACAGTGATAAGCCTGTTGGGACAAAGAAGCTGACTAAGTCTTTTGG ATGGGAGACTCTAGACAGCTTCATGCAGCATGATGTGCAGGAACTGTGCCGAGTG CTGTTGGATAATGTGGAGAACAAGATGAAAGGAACTTGTGTGGAGGGCACAATCCCAAAGCTCTTCCGGGGGAAGATGGTG TCCTACATCCAGTGTAAGCATGTGGACTACCGGTCAGAAAGAATTGAGGATTACTACGACATCCAACTCAGCattaaaggaaagaaaaaca TCTTTGAGTCATTCAAGGATTATGTGGCAGTGGAACAGCTGGATGGGGATAACAAATACGATGCAGGGGAGCATGGTCTACAG GAAGCAGAGAAGGGTGTAAAGTTCCTGACCTTCCCTCCTATCCTGCACCTACAGCTCATGAGGTTCATGTACGACCCTCAGACAGACCAAAATATTAAGATAAACGACAG GTTTGAATTCCCAGAGCAGTTACCTCTGGACGAGTTTCTGCAGAAGCCAGATGTGAAAGACCCGGCCAACTACATTCTCCACGCTGTGCTGGTGCACAGTGGAGACAACCACGGGGGTCACTACGTCGTCTACCTTAATCCTAAAGGAGACGGCAAAGTGAGTGTCACCGCACCAATA TGGTGTAAATTTGATGATGACGTCGTTTCACGGTGCACTAAAGAAGAGGCCACTGAACACAATTACGGCGGTCACGATGACGACTTGTCAGTGCGTCACTGCACCAACGCTTACATGTTGGTGTACATCAGAGAGTCCAAGCTTA GTGAGGTCTTGCAGCCGGTCACAGACATGGATATTCCTCAGCAGCTGGTGGAGAGGCTGCAGGAGGAGAAGAGGGTGGAAGCTCAGAAGAGAAAGGAGAGGCAGGAGGCACACCTTTACATGCAAGTGCAG ATGGTGACAGAAGACCAGTTCTGCGGGCATCAGGGCAACGACATGTATGATGAAGAAAAAGTCAAATACACAGTGTTCAAAGTTCTGAAGAGCTCCACTCTGGCTGAGTTTGTTCAGAACCTTTCACAGACCATG GGTTTCCCACAGGACCAGATGAGACTGTGGCCAATGCAGGCCAGAAGCAACGGGACTAAACGGCCGGCTATGTTGGATTATGAAGCAGATTGCAACAAGTCT ATGATCGACTTGAGCGATAACGAGAACCCATGGACAATATTTCTGGAAACCGTAGATCCAGAAATGGCCGCCAGCGGTGCAACGTTACCCAAGTTTGACAAAGACC ATGATGTTATGTTGTTCTTGAAGATGTATGATCCAAAAACCAGAAGCTTAAATTATTGTGGACATATCTACACGCCTATATCCTGTAAAATAC GAGGCTTGCTGCCCGTTATGTGTGAAAGAGCAGGGTTTCAGCAGGGAACTAGCCTTATCCTCTATGAG GAAGTTAAACCGAATTTAACAGAGCGAATACAAGACTACGATGTCTCCCTGGACAAGGCTCTGGATGAGCTGATGGATGGAGACATAATTGTGTTCCAGAA GGACGATCCTGAAAATGAAACCAGTGAGCTGCCTACTGCAAAAGACTACTTCAGAGACCTGTACCACCGTGTGGATGTCATCTTCTGTGACAAGACCATTCACAATGACCCAGGCTTTGTTGTGACACTGTCAAACCGAATGAACTACTTCCAG gtGGCAAAGACTGTTGCGCAGAGGTTAAACACTGACCCTATGCTCCTGCAGTTCTTCAAGTCACAGGG GTACAGAGACGGCCCTGGAAATCCACTCAGGCACAACTATGAAGGCACTCTCAGAGACCTGCTGCAGTTTTTCAAGCCCCGGCAGCCGAAGAAGCTCTACTACCAGCAG CTCAAGATGAAGATTACAGACTTTGAGAACAGGAGGAGTTTCAAAGCCATCTGGCTCAACAGTATGTTTCGAGAGGAG GAGATCACACTATACCCCGACAAGCATGGCTGTGTTCGGGACCTTCTGGAGGAATGCAAAAAGGCAGTGGAACTCTCCGACAAAGGCTCAGAGAAGCTGAG GCTGTTAGAAATTGTCAGCTACAAAATTATTGGGGTTCACCAGGAAGATGAATTGCTAGAATGTTTATCTCCAGCAGCCAGTCGAACGTTCAGAATAGAG GAAATCCCTCCTGACCAAGTGGACCTGGACAAGGAGAATGAAATGCTGATTCCAGTTGCACATTTCCACAAGGAAGTCTTTGGGACATTCGGAATTCCCTTTTTGCTCAAGATCCGTCAG GGGGAACCCTTCAGAGAAGTGATGAAGAGAATTCAGAGCATGCTTGACATTCAGGAGAAGGAGTTTGAGAAG ttCAAGTTTGCAATAGTGATGATGGGCCGGCACCAGTATATCAACGAGGAAGACTACGAGGTGAATCTGAAAGACTTTGAGCCACAGCCAG GGAACATGTCCCACCCGAGGCCATGGTTAGGGCTCGACCACTTCAACAAAGCTCCAAAGAGAGGTCGCTACACGTATCTGGAAAAAGCGATCAAGATCCACAACTGA
- the LOC113043097 gene encoding ubiquitin carboxyl-terminal hydrolase 7-like isoform X4, with product MNHHHTQQQQQKAGEQQLSEPEDMEMEAGDPDDPPRIPQNPVINGNVAMADGHNNTEEDMEDDTSWRSEATFRFVVERFSRLSESVLSPPCFVRNLPWKIMVMPRFYPDRPHQKSVGFFLQCNAESDSTSWSCHAQAMLKIINYKDDEKSFSRRISHLFFHKENDWGFSNFMSWSDVTDPERGFVEDDKVTFEVYVQADAPHGVAWDSKKHTGYVGLKNQGATCYMNSLLQTLFFTNQLRRAVYMMPTEGDDSSKSVPLALQRVFYELQHSDKPVGTKKLTKSFGWETLDSFMQHDVQELCRVLLDNVENKMKGTCVEGTIPKLFRGKMVSYIQCKHVDYRSERIEDYYDIQLSIKGKKNIFESFKDYVAVEQLDGDNKYDAGEHGLQEAEKGVKFLTFPPILHLQLMRFMYDPQTDQNIKINDRFEFPEQLPLDEFLQKPDVKDPANYILHAVLVHSGDNHGGHYVVYLNPKGDGKVSVTAPIWCKFDDDVVSRCTKEEATEHNYGGHDDDLSVRHCTNAYMLVYIRESKLSEVLQPVTDMDIPQQLVERLQEEKRVEAQKRKERQEAHLYMQVQMVTEDQFCGHQGNDMYDEEKVKYTVFKVLKSSTLAEFVQNLSQTMGFPQDQMRLWPMQARSNGTKRPAMLDYEADCNKSMIDLSDNENPWTIFLETVDPEMAASGATLPKFDKDHDVMLFLKMYDPKTRSLNYCGHIYTPISCKIRGLLPVMCERAGFQQGTSLILYEEVKPNLTERIQDYDVSLDKALDELMDGDIIVFQKDDPENETSELPTAKDYFRDLYHRVDVIFCDKTIHNDPGFVVTLSNRMNYFQVAKTVAQRLNTDPMLLQFFKSQGYRDGPGNPLRHNYEGTLRDLLQFFKPRQPKKLYYQQLKMKITDFENRRSFKAIWLNSMFREEEITLYPDKHGCVRDLLEECKKAVELSDKGSEKLRLLEIVSYKIIGVHQEDELLECLSPAASRTFRIEEIPPDQVDLDKENEMLIPVAHFHKEVFGTFGIPFLLKIRQGEPFREVMKRIQSMLDIQEKEFEKFKFAIVMMGRHQYINEEDYEVNLKDFEPQPGNMSHPRPWLGLDHFNKAPKRGRYTYLEKAIKIHN from the exons ATGAACCACCATCAcacccagcagcagcagcagaaagccGGCGAGCAGCAGCTCAGCGAGCCCGAGGACATGGAGATGGAGG ctgGGGACCCAGATGATCCTCCAAGAATTCCCCAGAATCCAGTCATCAATGGGAACGTGGCTATGGCGGACGGACACAACAACACAGAGGAGGACATGGAGGACG ACACAAGCTGGCGCTCAGAAGCCACTTTCCGCTTTGTGGTGGAGCGCTTTAGCAGGCTGAGTGAGTCTGTTCTCAGCCCACCCTGTTTCGTGAGAAATCTGCCCTGGAAGATCATGGTGATGCCTCGCTTTTACCCAGACAGACCTCACCAGAAGAGCGTTGGATTCTTCCTGCAGTGCAATGCGGAGTCAGACTCTAC GTCCTGGTCATGTCATGCTCAGGCCATGCTCAAAATAATCAACTACAAAGACGATGAGAAATCCTTTAGCCGCCGCATTAGTCACCTGTTCTTCCACAAGGAAAACGACTGGGGCTTTTCCAACTTCATGTCGTGGAGT GATGTGACTGATCCAGAGCGGGGCTTTGTGGAGGATGATAAGGTCACTTTTGAGGTCTATGTTCAAGCTGATGCACCTCACGGTGTGGC CTGGGATTCAAAGAAACACACTGGTTACGTGGGGCTGAAGAATCAAGGAGCCACGTGTTACATGAACAGCTTGTTACAGACTCTCTTCTTCACAAACCAGCTTCGGCGG gCAGTTTATATGATGCCTACTGAGGGAGATGATTCCTCTAAAAGCGTTCCCCTTGCCCTGCAGAGGGTGTTCTATGAGCTCCAACACAGTGATAAGCCTGTTGGGACAAAGAAGCTGACTAAGTCTTTTGG ATGGGAGACTCTAGACAGCTTCATGCAGCATGATGTGCAGGAACTGTGCCGAGTG CTGTTGGATAATGTGGAGAACAAGATGAAAGGAACTTGTGTGGAGGGCACAATCCCAAAGCTCTTCCGGGGGAAGATGGTG TCCTACATCCAGTGTAAGCATGTGGACTACCGGTCAGAAAGAATTGAGGATTACTACGACATCCAACTCAGCattaaaggaaagaaaaaca TCTTTGAGTCATTCAAGGATTATGTGGCAGTGGAACAGCTGGATGGGGATAACAAATACGATGCAGGGGAGCATGGTCTACAG GAAGCAGAGAAGGGTGTAAAGTTCCTGACCTTCCCTCCTATCCTGCACCTACAGCTCATGAGGTTCATGTACGACCCTCAGACAGACCAAAATATTAAGATAAACGACAG GTTTGAATTCCCAGAGCAGTTACCTCTGGACGAGTTTCTGCAGAAGCCAGATGTGAAAGACCCGGCCAACTACATTCTCCACGCTGTGCTGGTGCACAGTGGAGACAACCACGGGGGTCACTACGTCGTCTACCTTAATCCTAAAGGAGACGGCAAAGTGAGTGTCACCGCACCAATA TGGTGTAAATTTGATGATGACGTCGTTTCACGGTGCACTAAAGAAGAGGCCACTGAACACAATTACGGCGGTCACGATGACGACTTGTCAGTGCGTCACTGCACCAACGCTTACATGTTGGTGTACATCAGAGAGTCCAAGCTTA GTGAGGTCTTGCAGCCGGTCACAGACATGGATATTCCTCAGCAGCTGGTGGAGAGGCTGCAGGAGGAGAAGAGGGTGGAAGCTCAGAAGAGAAAGGAGAGGCAGGAGGCACACCTTTACATGCAAGTGCAG ATGGTGACAGAAGACCAGTTCTGCGGGCATCAGGGCAACGACATGTATGATGAAGAAAAAGTCAAATACACAGTGTTCAAAGTTCTGAAGAGCTCCACTCTGGCTGAGTTTGTTCAGAACCTTTCACAGACCATG GGTTTCCCACAGGACCAGATGAGACTGTGGCCAATGCAGGCCAGAAGCAACGGGACTAAACGGCCGGCTATGTTGGATTATGAAGCAGATTGCAACAAGTCT ATGATCGACTTGAGCGATAACGAGAACCCATGGACAATATTTCTGGAAACCGTAGATCCAGAAATGGCCGCCAGCGGTGCAACGTTACCCAAGTTTGACAAAGACC ATGATGTTATGTTGTTCTTGAAGATGTATGATCCAAAAACCAGAAGCTTAAATTATTGTGGACATATCTACACGCCTATATCCTGTAAAATAC GAGGCTTGCTGCCCGTTATGTGTGAAAGAGCAGGGTTTCAGCAGGGAACTAGCCTTATCCTCTATGAG GAAGTTAAACCGAATTTAACAGAGCGAATACAAGACTACGATGTCTCCCTGGACAAGGCTCTGGATGAGCTGATGGATGGAGACATAATTGTGTTCCAGAA GGACGATCCTGAAAATGAAACCAGTGAGCTGCCTACTGCAAAAGACTACTTCAGAGACCTGTACCACCGTGTGGATGTCATCTTCTGTGACAAGACCATTCACAATGACCCAGGCTTTGTTGTGACACTGTCAAACCGAATGAACTACTTCCAG gtGGCAAAGACTGTTGCGCAGAGGTTAAACACTGACCCTATGCTCCTGCAGTTCTTCAAGTCACAGGG GTACAGAGACGGCCCTGGAAATCCACTCAGGCACAACTATGAAGGCACTCTCAGAGACCTGCTGCAGTTTTTCAAGCCCCGGCAGCCGAAGAAGCTCTACTACCAGCAG CTCAAGATGAAGATTACAGACTTTGAGAACAGGAGGAGTTTCAAAGCCATCTGGCTCAACAGTATGTTTCGAGAGGAG GAGATCACACTATACCCCGACAAGCATGGCTGTGTTCGGGACCTTCTGGAGGAATGCAAAAAGGCAGTGGAACTCTCCGACAAAGGCTCAGAGAAGCTGAG GCTGTTAGAAATTGTCAGCTACAAAATTATTGGGGTTCACCAGGAAGATGAATTGCTAGAATGTTTATCTCCAGCAGCCAGTCGAACGTTCAGAATAGAG GAAATCCCTCCTGACCAAGTGGACCTGGACAAGGAGAATGAAATGCTGATTCCAGTTGCACATTTCCACAAGGAAGTCTTTGGGACATTCGGAATTCCCTTTTTGCTCAAGATCCGTCAG GGGGAACCCTTCAGAGAAGTGATGAAGAGAATTCAGAGCATGCTTGACATTCAGGAGAAGGAGTTTGAGAAG ttCAAGTTTGCAATAGTGATGATGGGCCGGCACCAGTATATCAACGAGGAAGACTACGAGGTGAATCTGAAAGACTTTGAGCCACAGCCAG GGAACATGTCCCACCCGAGGCCATGGTTAGGGCTCGACCACTTCAACAAAGCTCCAAAGAGAGGTCGCTACACGTATCTGGAAAAAGCGATCAAGATCCACAACTGA
- the LOC113043097 gene encoding ubiquitin carboxyl-terminal hydrolase 7-like isoform X1, with protein sequence MNHHHTQQQQQKAGEQQLSEPEDMEMEAGDPDDPPRIPQNPVINGNVAMADGHNNTEEDMEDDTSWRSEATFRFVVERFSRLSESVLSPPCFVRNLPWKIMVMPRFYPDRPHQKSVGFFLQCNAESDSTSWSCHAQAMLKIINYKDDEKSFSRRISHLFFHKENDWGFSNFMSWSDVTDPERGFVEDDKVTFEVYVQADAPHGVAWDSKKHTGYVGLKNQGATCYMNSLLQTLFFTNQLRRAVYMMPTEGDDSSKSVPLALQRVFYELQHSDKPVGTKKLTKSFGWETLDSFMQHDVQELCRVLLDNVENKMKGTCVEGTIPKLFRGKMVSYIQCKHVDYRSERIEDYYDIQLSIKGKKNIFESFKDYVAVEQLDGDNKYDAGEHGLQEAEKGVKFLTFPPILHLQLMRFMYDPQTDQNIKINDRFEFPEQLPLDEFLQKPDVKDPANYILHAVLVHSGDNHGGHYVVYLNPKGDGKWCKFDDDVVSRCTKEEATEHNYGGHDDDLSVRHCTNAYMLVYIRESKLSEVLQPVTDMDIPQQLVERLQEEKRVEAQKRKERQEAHLYMQVQMVTEDQFCGHQGNDMYDEEKVKYTVFKVLKSSTLAEFVQNLSQTMGFPQDQMRLWPMQARSNGTKRPAMLDYEADCNKSMIDLSDNENPWTIFLETVDPEMAASGATLPKFDKDHDVMLFLKMYDPKTRSLNYCGHIYTPISCKIRGLLPVMCERAGFQQGTSLILYEEVKPNLTERIQDYDVSLDKALDELMDGDIIVFQKDDPENETSELPTAKDYFRDLYHRVDVIFCDKTIHNDPGFVVTLSNRMNYFQVAKTVAQRLNTDPMLLQFFKSQGYRDGPGNPLRHNYEGTLRDLLQFFKPRQPKKLYYQQLKMKITDFENRRSFKAIWLNSMFREEEITLYPDKHGCVRDLLEECKKAVELSDKGSEKLRLLEIVSYKIIGVHQEDELLECLSPAASRTFRIEEIPPDQVDLDKENEMLIPVAHFHKEVFGTFGIPFLLKIRQGEPFREVMKRIQSMLDIQEKEFEKFKFAIVMMGRHQYINEEDYEVNLKDFEPQPGNMSHPRPWLGLDHFNKAPKRGRYTYLEKAIKIHN encoded by the exons ATGAACCACCATCAcacccagcagcagcagcagaaagccGGCGAGCAGCAGCTCAGCGAGCCCGAGGACATGGAGATGGAGG ctgGGGACCCAGATGATCCTCCAAGAATTCCCCAGAATCCAGTCATCAATGGGAACGTGGCTATGGCGGACGGACACAACAACACAGAGGAGGACATGGAGGACG ACACAAGCTGGCGCTCAGAAGCCACTTTCCGCTTTGTGGTGGAGCGCTTTAGCAGGCTGAGTGAGTCTGTTCTCAGCCCACCCTGTTTCGTGAGAAATCTGCCCTGGAAGATCATGGTGATGCCTCGCTTTTACCCAGACAGACCTCACCAGAAGAGCGTTGGATTCTTCCTGCAGTGCAATGCGGAGTCAGACTCTAC GTCCTGGTCATGTCATGCTCAGGCCATGCTCAAAATAATCAACTACAAAGACGATGAGAAATCCTTTAGCCGCCGCATTAGTCACCTGTTCTTCCACAAGGAAAACGACTGGGGCTTTTCCAACTTCATGTCGTGGAGT GATGTGACTGATCCAGAGCGGGGCTTTGTGGAGGATGATAAGGTCACTTTTGAGGTCTATGTTCAAGCTGATGCACCTCACGGTGTGGC CTGGGATTCAAAGAAACACACTGGTTACGTGGGGCTGAAGAATCAAGGAGCCACGTGTTACATGAACAGCTTGTTACAGACTCTCTTCTTCACAAACCAGCTTCGGCGG gCAGTTTATATGATGCCTACTGAGGGAGATGATTCCTCTAAAAGCGTTCCCCTTGCCCTGCAGAGGGTGTTCTATGAGCTCCAACACAGTGATAAGCCTGTTGGGACAAAGAAGCTGACTAAGTCTTTTGG ATGGGAGACTCTAGACAGCTTCATGCAGCATGATGTGCAGGAACTGTGCCGAGTG CTGTTGGATAATGTGGAGAACAAGATGAAAGGAACTTGTGTGGAGGGCACAATCCCAAAGCTCTTCCGGGGGAAGATGGTG TCCTACATCCAGTGTAAGCATGTGGACTACCGGTCAGAAAGAATTGAGGATTACTACGACATCCAACTCAGCattaaaggaaagaaaaaca TCTTTGAGTCATTCAAGGATTATGTGGCAGTGGAACAGCTGGATGGGGATAACAAATACGATGCAGGGGAGCATGGTCTACAG GAAGCAGAGAAGGGTGTAAAGTTCCTGACCTTCCCTCCTATCCTGCACCTACAGCTCATGAGGTTCATGTACGACCCTCAGACAGACCAAAATATTAAGATAAACGACAG GTTTGAATTCCCAGAGCAGTTACCTCTGGACGAGTTTCTGCAGAAGCCAGATGTGAAAGACCCGGCCAACTACATTCTCCACGCTGTGCTGGTGCACAGTGGAGACAACCACGGGGGTCACTACGTCGTCTACCTTAATCCTAAAGGAGACGGCAAA TGGTGTAAATTTGATGATGACGTCGTTTCACGGTGCACTAAAGAAGAGGCCACTGAACACAATTACGGCGGTCACGATGACGACTTGTCAGTGCGTCACTGCACCAACGCTTACATGTTGGTGTACATCAGAGAGTCCAAGCTTA GTGAGGTCTTGCAGCCGGTCACAGACATGGATATTCCTCAGCAGCTGGTGGAGAGGCTGCAGGAGGAGAAGAGGGTGGAAGCTCAGAAGAGAAAGGAGAGGCAGGAGGCACACCTTTACATGCAAGTGCAG ATGGTGACAGAAGACCAGTTCTGCGGGCATCAGGGCAACGACATGTATGATGAAGAAAAAGTCAAATACACAGTGTTCAAAGTTCTGAAGAGCTCCACTCTGGCTGAGTTTGTTCAGAACCTTTCACAGACCATG GGTTTCCCACAGGACCAGATGAGACTGTGGCCAATGCAGGCCAGAAGCAACGGGACTAAACGGCCGGCTATGTTGGATTATGAAGCAGATTGCAACAAGTCT ATGATCGACTTGAGCGATAACGAGAACCCATGGACAATATTTCTGGAAACCGTAGATCCAGAAATGGCCGCCAGCGGTGCAACGTTACCCAAGTTTGACAAAGACC ATGATGTTATGTTGTTCTTGAAGATGTATGATCCAAAAACCAGAAGCTTAAATTATTGTGGACATATCTACACGCCTATATCCTGTAAAATAC GAGGCTTGCTGCCCGTTATGTGTGAAAGAGCAGGGTTTCAGCAGGGAACTAGCCTTATCCTCTATGAG GAAGTTAAACCGAATTTAACAGAGCGAATACAAGACTACGATGTCTCCCTGGACAAGGCTCTGGATGAGCTGATGGATGGAGACATAATTGTGTTCCAGAA GGACGATCCTGAAAATGAAACCAGTGAGCTGCCTACTGCAAAAGACTACTTCAGAGACCTGTACCACCGTGTGGATGTCATCTTCTGTGACAAGACCATTCACAATGACCCAGGCTTTGTTGTGACACTGTCAAACCGAATGAACTACTTCCAG gtGGCAAAGACTGTTGCGCAGAGGTTAAACACTGACCCTATGCTCCTGCAGTTCTTCAAGTCACAGGG GTACAGAGACGGCCCTGGAAATCCACTCAGGCACAACTATGAAGGCACTCTCAGAGACCTGCTGCAGTTTTTCAAGCCCCGGCAGCCGAAGAAGCTCTACTACCAGCAG CTCAAGATGAAGATTACAGACTTTGAGAACAGGAGGAGTTTCAAAGCCATCTGGCTCAACAGTATGTTTCGAGAGGAG GAGATCACACTATACCCCGACAAGCATGGCTGTGTTCGGGACCTTCTGGAGGAATGCAAAAAGGCAGTGGAACTCTCCGACAAAGGCTCAGAGAAGCTGAG GCTGTTAGAAATTGTCAGCTACAAAATTATTGGGGTTCACCAGGAAGATGAATTGCTAGAATGTTTATCTCCAGCAGCCAGTCGAACGTTCAGAATAGAG GAAATCCCTCCTGACCAAGTGGACCTGGACAAGGAGAATGAAATGCTGATTCCAGTTGCACATTTCCACAAGGAAGTCTTTGGGACATTCGGAATTCCCTTTTTGCTCAAGATCCGTCAG GGGGAACCCTTCAGAGAAGTGATGAAGAGAATTCAGAGCATGCTTGACATTCAGGAGAAGGAGTTTGAGAAG ttCAAGTTTGCAATAGTGATGATGGGCCGGCACCAGTATATCAACGAGGAAGACTACGAGGTGAATCTGAAAGACTTTGAGCCACAGCCAG GGAACATGTCCCACCCGAGGCCATGGTTAGGGCTCGACCACTTCAACAAAGCTCCAAAGAGAGGTCGCTACACGTATCTGGAAAAAGCGATCAAGATCCACAACTGA